The Thamnophis elegans isolate rThaEle1 chromosome 15, rThaEle1.pri, whole genome shotgun sequence genome includes a window with the following:
- the LOC116518223 gene encoding F-box only protein 6-like, with the protein MASMENLPEDALIAVLVLVPAQDLVRHCRLVCSLWRGLVDLPSLWKLKCQREGYWPEPLDSPIPDWRNFYFLCSLKRNLIKNPCAEEGFEAWKKESNGGNGWKIEDLPGDHGRNFLLPHVQKYFVTSYDSCMKGQMITLRDHGYWDRLMDEARPDIVVSDWFAARFDCSCQYELCVRLLSKDYIVLQEFVLEPVVIEQWSDAEWRKVSHTFHNYPAGVRHILFSHGGHDTQYWEGWYGIRVTNSSLTLGPQVAD; encoded by the exons ATGGCGAGCATGGAGAACCTCCCTGAGGACGCCCTGATTgcggtgctggtgctggtgcccGCCCAGGACCTGGTGCGTCACTGCCGGCTGGTCTGCTCTCTCTGGCGCGGGCTGGTAGACTTGCCTTCGCTCTGGAAGCTCAAGTGCCAGCGTGAGGGCTACTGGCCGGAGCCACTGGACAGTCCCATTCCGGACTGGCGCAATTTCTATTTCCTCTGCAGCCTGAAGAGGAACCTGATCAAAAACCCCTGTGCTGAAG AAGGCTTTGAGGCCTGGAAGAAAGAATCGAACGGAGGCAACGGCTGGAAAATCGAGGACCTCCCGGGAGATCACGGAAGAAATTTCCTTCTTCCGCATGTTCAGAAATACTTTGTGACGTCTTATGA CTCATGCATGAAGGGGCAGATGATCACTTTACGGGATCACGGCTACTGGGACCGGTTGATGGATGAAGCCCGGCCTGATATTGTGGTGAGCGACTG GTTCGCCGCACGTTTCGACTGCAGCTGCCAGTATGAGCTCTGTGTGAGACTCCTGTCCAAAGATTACATCGTTCTCCAGGAGTTTGTGTTGGAACCGGTTGTGATAGAACAGTGGAGCGATGCAGAATGGCGCAAG GTGTCGCACACATTTCACAACTACCCTGCTGGAGTCCGACACATCTTATTTAGTCACGGAGGCCATGACACGCAATACTGGGAAGGCTGGTACGGTATCCGAGTGACCAACAGCAGCCTCACCCTGGGCCCCCAAGTGGCAGACTGA
- the FBXO2 gene encoding F-box only protein 2, producing the protein MDALPEPLLVRILAGLPALDLVLVCRLVCSQWKALVDGGALWLLKCQAEGFAGKEAGVDATESWQTFYFLHKKKRNLVKNPNGEEGLQHWEDVQNGGDGWKVEELPGDFGKDFPKEEVRTYFVSSFDWCSKSQIIDLQAEGYWEELMDTTQPKIVVKDWYAARCDAGCLYHLKVKLLSANEDAVAEFESETIAVPQDNEGEWAEITHTFADYGPGVRFVRFEHGGQDTVFWKGWYGARVTSSTVVVEP; encoded by the exons ATG GATGCCCTTCCAGAGCCCCTCCTGGTGCGGATCCTGGCCGGCCTGCCCGCCCTCGACCTCGTGCTGGTGTGCCGCCTGGTTTGTTCCCAGTGGAAGGCGCTGGTGGATGGAGGGGCTCTCTGGCTGCTGAAATGCCAGGCggagggctttgcggggaaggaGGCGGGCGTGGATGCCACAGAGAGCTGGCAAACTTTCTACTTTCTCCATAAGAAGAAGAGGAATTTGGTCAAGAACCCCAATGGGGAAG AGGGTCTCCAGCATTGGGAGGACGTACAAAACGGCGGCGACGGCTGGAAAGTGGAAGAGCTGCCGGGCGATTTTGGAAAAGATTTCCCCAAGGAGGAAGTCCGCACCTATTTCGTGTCCTCTTTTGA CTGGTGCAGCAAATCCCAAATCATCGACCTGCAAGCTGAAGGCTACTGGGAGGAGTTGATGGACACCACCCAGCCCAAAATCGTAGTGAAGGATTG GTATGCCGCTCGGTGCGACGCCGGCTGCCTCTACCACCTGAAGGTGAAGCTGCTGTCCGCTAACGAAGACGCGGTGGCTGAATTTGAGAGCGAAACCATCGCGGTACCCCAGGACAACGAGGGCGAGTGGGCTGAG ATCACTCACACCTTCGCCGATTACGGTCCCGGCGTGCGCTTCGTCCGTTTTGAACACGGCGGTCAGGATACGGTGTTCTGGAAGGGCTGGTACGGCGCCCGCGTGACATCCAGCACGGTGGTGGTGGAACCTTAG